gagatatgcagttcatatatgtgtttccggggtgggagggttccgcatcagactctagagtgctacatgatgcaattagtaggcctaatggttttaaggtaccagcgggtaagactattacttagtctcaactttctaagttaggtttagttctgtttgtcaactacaaaacactaataaggtctgtttttttttttcattaggttgttattaccttgtagatggtggttatacaaatggtgaaggattccttgcaccctatagaggaataccttatcatttatctgaatgggagggacgaacaccttctaataaggaagaatattttaacatgaagcattctaaggcaaggaatgtaattgaacgctgttttggcttgctaaaaggaaggtggtcgatactaaggagtccatctttctatccgataaggacacaaggtcgaataattaccgcttgttgcctactacacaatcttattaggcaagagatgtcagtagatccaatggagaatttgccaataatagaagatggacaaaatacagaagaaggtgaatatgttggtagtgttcAATCATCGGACCAGTGGACTGCAATGAGGAATGATATGGCTGaggaaatgtataatgagtggagagcaattaggaaccagcaaccgaactagctatatgttttaatgataacattttattttagtattcctttttatcatgcatttgttagatattagcacaatgattggatggtatgcaaattaattggatattatgcaagttgattggatattatgcaagttgattggatattatgcaaattgattatttgtatggtattttccttcattaaaatattttagtattcctttttatcatgcatttgttagatattagcacaatgattggatggtatgcaaattaattggatattatgcaagttgattggatattatgcaagttgattggatattatgcaaattgattatttgtatggtattttccttcattaaaatattttttgtttaggtatggataacgaaaatattttgaatgctactcaagagccaaaaggaagaaggcgtaaatgggaagcatttgaggaagaagtattactaggagttcttgaggattttgttgctcggaagcaacggtgtgacaccggtgctttcaaacaaggtactttggttgaaatagcaaaagctgtcaatgttttatgtcctcattcaaatataaaggcaaatccacatattgagtccaagttgaagaaatggaaaaaaacatatagtatggtcgttgacatgataaacacaagtggatttgcatggaatgatgtcaaaaagtgcgttgaagttgacagtgatgacgcatggcaaacttatgtgcaggttcatatcctattttatttatgcattagttatATTCTTGCTCCTATATTTGATacgcatgctaaattttagttttgctatgttgatataatcttagagaaataaagaagccgatggatggagaagcaaaccttttccactgtttgatagatttgcatatatatttggaaaagatcgggctacgggtaatgtagccgaaacccctgctcaaatggtggaggaacaaagtcatgatcatgttggtgaaagtgatattggaggtgataattttgtttcttcaatgaaccaacaaagccaacaaagcaccccatctgaaaatagccaaagaaagaggaaaagagctgtgggaagttcaagtgatggaaccgaggcaattatcagtggactgaaagatttttatgttgaaagtgggaagaggatgcaaatggtaactgaagctttagttcaaggtactgcagatcatactgacatagctaatgaacttgaagcaatgggtctctctcctatggatcaaattgatgcattgtctcttattttggataaaccaaaaaatgtgggagtgttcagggcaatcaaaccggaactcaagaaagtgttcgtccaaagACTTTTAAGAGACAACGCAAgcggatgaggattttggctaatgttaacatggatgtattttattaacgttaacatggatgtattttattaatcatacagtcttatgttatgacttataacttagctttgcactagtattttggcttatgttaactagccattttgtaaattatggagatctattttggctaatgttaactaatgttaactaggattttctaaattatggagatcttatgtacttgtatttgttgaagttgcatgtattggccactattatttttcttctgttgggtgatagagtttaaatcaagctacatttgcaaattaaacccaattctattagcaggtaatagaaacaaaacaattgtcaattttttttaagattcataatatacatggcaaaaatatgctccaattaacccatatcatgagatttgtagcattactctattacacaatgacaaaaatttgtagtcctagtctaagcaaacacaaatctggtgaacagtactgtttttcttatcctgcttcttagtccgagactgcaccaaacgcttcactaagttagtccagcttagtccagtctaagccagtccagcttagtcccggcagctagtccagtccgagacagtccggcgcaacaaacgcaccctttatgttctgattttttttaatcattttaccTTTTCAGTCCACGTGTTTGTCATCCGTTTTCATTTTTGCTTCGCTGCCCTTTTCGTGTCAACTCGTGTTGTTCCAGTTGCTTCCATTTGTTTCCAAAGATTCCACGCGTTGTTCATCGACGAATGCTTTCTTTTTCGTTATTTTTGGTGCAGATATGAAGAGGATTTGTGAAGTGCCAGTGATTTCATGGTAAGTTTCTTTGAACAGATTTGAGAATTTGGGATCGTTTGGGgtgttttgaagttttttttattgggaAAAGAAACCCTTGCTTCCTCCCGCAATTTGTGCGCTTAGTTCTCAATTGGGTTCACAGTAAAAACCCATAAACTTTAGGTacgaaaatttcaaaatttttttgtgttttttttatttcttttcaatattaatttcttattaaattattatttttgataaACCTATTTAGAATCTAATCTGGGTTTTGTCTGGATTCCAGAGTAAAAACCTTGAAACTTAAAGGTaagaaaatttcaatttttttttatattcattTTCAGTGTTACTCTGTGATTAATATTATTATGGGTTTTCCAGAAATGCTATTCTTGCCGAAGACCTGCCATGTAAGTGATTTAATTTTTGCTTTTCGAATTTCGACTTTTCatgcataattatgaatatgtagATGATTTGAGGGTAATTGTTTTTTACTTAATCTCCAATTCAAAGTGAAGGATATTGAGTTTTGTTATCATTTTAGTTAAAATGTGTCACCATTTTAGTTAAATTTAATCCCTAATTGATCTGACTAACCAGCCAAAAACAATTATACTCAAAATGTCCGCAAATAGATGGAATTCTATTAATGAAAACTAATCCTTAATGCTTCATCGGTTCTGTTGTGGGATCTCCATATAGCAAATTTATCCTAGTCTGTATTTCAAAAATCATAGGTTAGATTGACTACTCTAGCTATACAATTCTTCCGTGTATGCTTTCCCTGATTGATATAAAATCATACATGAATCTTCTGATTCAAATACTGTAGCTAATAAACAGATGAAATTAATTTGCAAAATTGGGTTCTGACATTTGGAAATTAGTTTGAAAGCATGTTTTTCTATATAGTGTTAAATATATGCACAaatgtattaaa
This genomic interval from Malus domestica chromosome 05, GDT2T_hap1 contains the following:
- the LOC139196355 gene encoding uncharacterized protein isoform X2, giving the protein MDNENILNATQEPKGRRRKWEAFEEEVLLGVLEDFVARKQRCDTGAFKQGTLVEIAKAVNVLCPHSNIKANPHIESKLKKWKKTYSMVVDMINTSGFAWNDVKKCVEVDSDDAWQTYVQRNKEADGWRSKPFPLFDRFAYIFGKDRATGNVAETPAQMVEEQSHDHVGESDIGGDNFVSSMNQQSQQSTPSENSQRKRKRAVGSSSDGTEAIISGLKDFYVESGKRMQMVTEALVQGTADHTDIANELEAMGLSPMDQIDALSLILDKPKNVGVFRAIKPELKKVFVQRLLRDNASG